Proteins encoded within one genomic window of Candidatus Hepatoplasma crinochetorum Av:
- a CDS encoding RluA family pseudouridine synthase — MKFNFENLNPIRIDKYLAKILKQKLTRSKINNLIKNNFLFIDNKLVNKSSHIIKGNGLIDINDSFFEKNNQEKLNKWNNKKLIDIIFETDDYIVINKPSNLSVYPGNGNSDYTLVNILISMGKELSNINTKRPGIVHRIDKNTSGLIIIAKNDKFSNYLQKQFQDRKIYKEYLAIINGNLQAKKGIVDAPIGRNINNRKLMTVTNKNSKYAITEYEVIERFLNYDYLKIITKTGRTHQIRVHMQYLKTPILNDFDYGKKIKENNLNGQFLHASKICFYDYQKNRKCFSAKLPSYFQEQLNILKRKKNVKN; from the coding sequence ATGAAATTTAATTTTGAAAATTTAAATCCAATAAGAATAGACAAATATTTAGCAAAAATACTAAAACAAAAATTAACAAGATCAAAAATAAATAATTTAATTAAAAACAATTTTTTATTTATTGATAATAAATTAGTTAATAAATCAAGTCATATAATAAAAGGTAACGGTTTAATAGATATTAATGATTCTTTTTTTGAAAAAAATAATCAAGAAAAATTAAATAAGTGAAATAATAAAAAATTAATTGATATAATTTTTGAAACAGATGATTATATTGTAATTAATAAACCATCTAACTTATCTGTTTATCCTGGAAATGGAAATAGTGATTATACATTAGTTAATATTCTTATTTCAATGGGAAAAGAATTATCAAATATTAATACAAAAAGACCAGGAATTGTTCATAGAATTGATAAAAATACTTCAGGATTAATTATAATTGCTAAAAATGATAAATTTAGTAATTATTTACAAAAACAATTTCAAGATCGAAAAATTTATAAAGAGTATTTAGCGATTATAAATGGTAATTTACAGGCAAAAAAAGGTATTGTTGATGCACCAATTGGAAGAAATATTAATAATAGAAAATTGATGACAGTAACTAATAAAAATAGTAAATATGCAATTACTGAATATGAAGTTATTGAAAGATTTTTGAATTATGATTATTTAAAAATAATTACAAAAACAGGAAGAACACATCAAATTCGTGTGCATATGCAGTATTTAAAAACACCAATTTTAAATGATTTTGATTATGGTAAAAAAATAAAAGAAAATAATTTAAATGGACAATTTTTACATGCTTCTAAGATTTGTTTTTATGATTATCAAAAAAATAGAAAATGCTTTTCAGCAAAATTACCTTCTTATTTTCAAGAACAACTAAATATTTTAAAAAGGAAAAAAAATGTCAAAAATTAG
- a CDS encoding ribonuclease J, which yields MSKIRILGLGGLDEKAKDLYVLEIDSKIFILDSGVFEPFSSLLGINYFIPKIDYLKENIDKVKGIFLSSPNRSMLGAIPQILKLFPKIKVYGSSITIKSLDVFFKDNFYVKKALKNVITEKDSLKIDDILIRVIDLNGSCPGTLGYVFNTKDGNIFYLSSYIFDYIEEYKISIFDHIKKYTIEKNLLLISDSLNMNRNSSIYPLYKISRYIEKYFDEKKRIFITLYEDNIINIIEIIKLAKEYNRQIYIFDLEFLELLKIMIKEQKIPNFPFKKAMDLKSSTLPEEVLIIISGTRSNLYHRIKSSLIEDNIYNLEIEKEDIFIFACEPQPGNEAIFQNITSEVSKIDPKTLILTEKDKIWIHPTQYDLKNYVGLLKPKFIMPVKGYYKEFIEARNILKSIGYKDDQVIIAENGEIYEINDGNNMGILRKIKEVGEQVIEGMNDELIDSEIIKQRQELGKDGLLTIGCIVSKEQKYKVVSNMDIQMRGLIYIKNQEKLMQNLENEIKLIIEENREDFILNRVQSIMVKRINKILRLSIKKIPTIIIKIKQI from the coding sequence ATGTCAAAAATTAGGATACTAGGTTTAGGGGGCCTAGACGAAAAAGCAAAAGATTTATATGTGTTAGAAATTGATTCTAAAATATTTATTTTAGATTCGGGGGTTTTTGAACCATTTTCTTCTCTTTTAGGAATAAATTATTTTATTCCTAAAATTGATTATTTAAAAGAAAATATTGATAAAGTAAAAGGAATTTTTTTATCTTCTCCTAATAGGAGTATGCTCGGAGCAATTCCACAAATTCTTAAATTGTTCCCAAAAATCAAAGTTTATGGTTCAAGTATTACAATTAAATCTTTAGATGTATTTTTTAAAGATAATTTTTATGTTAAAAAAGCACTTAAAAATGTAATAACAGAAAAAGATTCACTAAAAATAGATGACATATTAATAAGAGTTATTGATTTAAATGGTTCTTGTCCTGGAACTTTAGGTTATGTTTTTAATACAAAAGATGGAAATATTTTTTATCTCTCTTCTTATATTTTTGATTATATTGAAGAATATAAAATTTCAATTTTTGATCATATTAAAAAATATACAATTGAAAAAAATCTTTTACTAATATCTGATTCTTTAAATATGAATAGAAATTCATCAATTTATCCTCTTTATAAAATTTCTCGTTATATTGAAAAATATTTTGATGAAAAAAAGAGAATTTTTATAACTCTTTATGAAGATAATATTATAAATATTATTGAAATTATAAAATTGGCAAAAGAATATAATAGACAAATTTATATTTTTGATCTTGAATTTTTAGAATTGCTTAAAATTATGATTAAAGAGCAAAAAATTCCAAATTTTCCTTTCAAAAAAGCAATGGATTTAAAAAGTTCAACTTTACCAGAAGAAGTTCTGATAATTATATCGGGAACAAGATCTAATCTTTATCATCGAATTAAATCAAGTTTGATTGAAGATAATATTTATAACTTAGAAATTGAAAAAGAAGATATTTTTATTTTTGCCTGTGAACCGCAGCCTGGAAATGAAGCTATTTTTCAAAATATTACAAGTGAAGTTTCAAAAATAGATCCAAAGACTTTAATTCTTACAGAAAAAGACAAAATTTGAATTCATCCAACACAGTATGATTTAAAAAATTATGTTGGATTATTAAAACCAAAATTTATTATGCCTGTAAAAGGTTATTATAAAGAATTTATTGAAGCAAGAAATATTTTAAAATCAATAGGTTATAAAGATGATCAAGTAATTATTGCTGAAAATGGGGAGATTTATGAAATAAATGATGGTAATAATATGGGTATTTTGAGAAAAATAAAAGAAGTTGGAGAACAAGTTATAGAAGGGATGAATGATGAATTGATTGATAGTGAAATTATTAAGCAAAGACAAGAACTTGGTAAAGATGGATTATTAACTATTGGTTGTATTGTAAGTAAAGAACAAAAATACAAAGTAGTTTCAAATATGGATATTCAAATGCGTGGTCTTATTTACATTAAAAATCAAGAAAAATTAATGCAAAATTTAGAAAATGAGATTAAATTAATTATCGAGGAAAATCGCGAAGATTTTATCTTAAATAGAGTTCAATCTATAATGGTAAAAAGAATTAATAAAATTTTACGTTTATCAATTAAAAAAATTCCAACTATAATAATAAAGATTAAACAAATATAA
- a CDS encoding thioredoxin family protein translates to MRSEISKSVIFNLREEIEKNEKPIFVYFFASWCGECKMSSLIFERLKEKYEGKILFFNINVDQEKLWISKENKFFQVEKVPTFMIFKNLKEIERYVNFQTINFHQNKIENYLNS, encoded by the coding sequence ATGAGATCAGAGATTTCTAAATCTGTAATTTTTAATTTAAGAGAGGAAATTGAAAAAAATGAAAAACCTATTTTTGTTTATTTTTTTGCTTCTTGATGTGGAGAATGTAAAATGTCTAGTTTAATTTTTGAAAGATTAAAGGAAAAATATGAAGGTAAAATTTTATTTTTTAATATTAATGTTGATCAAGAAAAATTATGAATTAGTAAAGAAAATAAATTTTTTCAGGTAGAAAAAGTTCCTACCTTTATGATTTTTAAAAATTTAAAAGAAATTGAAAGATATGTTAATTTTCAAACAATAAATTTTCATCAAAATAAAATTGAAAATTATTTAAATTCTTAG
- the cmk gene encoding (d)CMP kinase, which produces MNFNNNNIAIDGYAATGKSTLALALSLDLKMKFLNTGKMYRLVAIFNLRNNYTEEELEKNLRKLKFTYKNNKVDIKNFIYDQLELESQEISELSSQLSKLKFVRDYLTKIQRKILKKGGFIVEGRDIGTVVIPNAKIKFFLTVSDEEGAKRRFKEMEENYNNLKYQDILQKIKDRNKEDKTRIIAPLIPAKDAIKIDTTNKNYNEVFNLIKNKILEINKNV; this is translated from the coding sequence ATGAATTTTAATAATAATAATATAGCAATAGATGGATATGCGGCAACAGGAAAATCAACTTTAGCCTTAGCTTTATCATTAGATTTAAAAATGAAATTTTTAAATACAGGAAAAATGTATCGTTTAGTTGCTATTTTTAATTTAAGAAACAATTATACAGAAGAAGAATTAGAAAAAAATTTAAGAAAACTTAAGTTTACATATAAAAATAATAAAGTGGATATAAAAAATTTTATTTATGACCAATTAGAATTGGAATCACAAGAAATTTCTGAATTATCTTCGCAATTATCAAAATTAAAATTTGTTCGAGATTATTTAACAAAAATACAAAGAAAAATTTTGAAAAAAGGAGGATTTATTGTTGAAGGTAGAGATATTGGAACAGTAGTTATTCCTAATGCTAAAATTAAATTTTTTCTTACTGTTAGTGATGAAGAAGGAGCTAAAAGGAGATTTAAAGAAATGGAAGAAAACTATAATAATTTAAAATATCAAGATATTTTGCAAAAAATTAAAGATCGTAATAAAGAAGATAAAACAAGAATTATTGCTCCTTTAATACCTGCAAAGGATGCTATAAAAATAGATACAACAAATAAAAATTACAATGAAGTTTTTAATTTAATCAAAAATAAAATATTGGAGATTAATAAAAATGTTTAA
- the der gene encoding ribosome biogenesis GTPase Der has protein sequence MFKIPKVVIIGRPNVGKSTLFNRLIGKKISITFDKEGVTRDRIYQKSTWIDKEFLIIDTGGYSKNNNISFQNDINIQIQIALKEADLILMVVSKKEGLLKEDRLIAKEILKLKKKVILAINKSDNLLEINNDIKDFYSLGIKKIFPISSLHGTNINNLLDEITKNLNFSNIKEESNYLKIGIIGKPNVGKSTLLNKILKNERIIVSNKPGTTRDFIDTFIEIKDKKYQITDTAGIKKNKKALDQIEWLSELRSNFVIMNSQIILLVIDYKQEISLIDQKLLSILKDEYKPTILLINKTDQFINSDYENVKLEIKNKFKFASWVKVEFISAKTGKNLDNLFEIVNQVWENKNKNIKKSHLNQFLNDIQMLKTPPRHNGILIKFDYITYFNKNYPNFIIFTNYPQYIHFSYKRFIENQIRKIFNFEGIPFKITFKRNVK, from the coding sequence ATGTTTAAGATACCTAAAGTTGTAATTATTGGAAGACCAAATGTTGGTAAATCAACTCTTTTTAATAGATTAATTGGTAAAAAAATTTCAATTACATTTGATAAAGAAGGAGTTACAAGAGATCGAATATATCAAAAAAGTACTTGAATTGATAAAGAATTTTTAATAATAGACACTGGTGGTTATTCTAAAAATAATAATATATCTTTTCAAAATGATATAAATATTCAAATCCAAATTGCTTTAAAAGAAGCAGATTTAATTTTAATGGTTGTTTCTAAAAAAGAGGGTTTATTAAAAGAAGATCGTTTAATTGCAAAAGAAATTTTAAAATTGAAGAAAAAAGTTATTTTAGCAATTAATAAATCTGATAATTTATTAGAAATAAATAATGATATAAAAGATTTTTATTCACTTGGTATTAAAAAAATTTTTCCAATTTCTTCACTTCATGGAACAAATATTAATAATTTATTAGATGAAATAACAAAAAATTTAAATTTTTCAAATATAAAAGAAGAATCAAATTATTTAAAAATAGGGATAATTGGAAAACCAAATGTTGGTAAATCAACTTTATTAAATAAAATTTTAAAAAATGAAAGAATAATTGTTTCAAATAAACCAGGAACTACGCGGGATTTTATTGATACATTTATTGAAATTAAAGATAAAAAATATCAAATAACTGATACGGCGGGAATTAAAAAAAATAAGAAAGCTCTTGATCAAATTGAGTGATTATCAGAACTTAGATCAAATTTTGTGATAATGAATTCACAAATAATATTATTAGTAATTGATTATAAACAAGAAATTTCATTGATAGATCAAAAGTTATTATCAATTTTAAAAGATGAATATAAACCAACAATTTTATTAATAAATAAAACTGATCAATTTATTAATTCGGATTACGAAAATGTTAAATTAGAAATAAAAAATAAATTTAAATTTGCATCTTGAGTAAAAGTTGAATTTATTTCTGCGAAAACAGGAAAAAATTTAGATAATTTATTTGAAATAGTAAATCAAGTTTGAGAAAATAAAAATAAAAATATCAAAAAAAGTCATTTAAATCAATTTTTAAATGATATTCAAATGTTAAAAACTCCTCCTAGACATAATGGTATTTTGATAAAATTTGATTATATTACTTATTTTAATAAGAATTATCCAAATTTTATTATTTTCACAAATTATCCTCAATATATTCATTTTTCTTATAAAAGATTTATTGAAAACCAAATAAGGAAAATATTTAATTTTGAAGGAATTCCATTTAAAATAACTTTTAAAAGGAACGTAAAATAG
- a CDS encoding NAD(P)H-dependent glycerol-3-phosphate dehydrogenase → MKNLNNTNNINNELIENKDKLKKFNFTIIGSGAFGTAVANFLVDNNNVIIYGIDKKEIDDIKINHKNTKYFGSIKLKNKIEATNNIKEALKEADAILLAIPSHIFKIVLKEKILPNMKKAAYFINLAKGFDYKEIKFLNQIIDETIPKNLNLGTLKLSGPSFAKELLKKEPTKFVLAAKDIEIAKNLKKYFETNYINIIISNEIYGVEILSVIKNPLSILLGIVQGLGYKMNSRAYIFSEALEEMKKIVNLYKLNENIIFLPAGVGDLYLTGNSKKSRNFSVGYKIGKNDKVNKKILNSFTTIEGLRSIEIIFLLAKKNGIDLKLFNLLYNITYKNTSPSKAMDEFFKGINEHYE, encoded by the coding sequence ATGAAAAATTTAAATAATACTAATAATATTAATAATGAATTAATAGAAAATAAAGATAAATTAAAAAAATTTAATTTTACAATTATTGGATCGGGGGCTTTTGGAACAGCAGTTGCAAATTTTCTTGTAGATAATAATAATGTAATTATTTATGGAATAGATAAAAAAGAGATAGACGATATTAAAATAAATCATAAAAATACAAAATATTTTGGATCAATAAAATTAAAAAATAAAATAGAGGCAACAAATAATATAAAAGAAGCTTTAAAAGAAGCGGATGCTATTTTACTTGCTATTCCTTCTCATATTTTTAAAATTGTTTTAAAAGAAAAGATTTTACCAAATATGAAAAAAGCAGCTTATTTTATTAATTTAGCAAAGGGATTTGATTATAAAGAAATTAAATTTTTAAATCAAATAATTGATGAAACAATTCCTAAAAATTTAAATTTAGGAACATTAAAATTATCCGGACCTTCTTTTGCAAAAGAACTTTTAAAAAAAGAACCAACAAAATTTGTTTTAGCTGCAAAAGATATTGAAATTGCAAAAAATTTAAAAAAATATTTTGAAACTAATTATATAAATATAATAATTTCTAATGAAATATATGGTGTTGAAATATTATCAGTAATTAAGAATCCTTTATCAATTTTATTAGGAATTGTTCAAGGGTTAGGATATAAAATGAATTCGAGAGCATATATTTTTTCAGAAGCATTAGAAGAAATGAAAAAAATTGTAAATTTATATAAATTAAATGAAAATATTATATTCTTGCCAGCAGGAGTTGGAGATTTATATCTTACAGGAAATTCAAAGAAATCAAGAAATTTTTCTGTAGGTTATAAAATAGGGAAAAATGATAAAGTAAATAAAAAGATTCTTAATTCATTCACTACAATTGAAGGATTGAGGTCAATTGAAATTATTTTTTTACTTGCAAAAAAAAATGGAATTGATTTAAAGTTATTTAATTTATTATATAATATAACATATAAAAATACTTCTCCTAGTAAAGCTATGGATGAGTTTTTTAAAGGAATAAATGAGCATTATGAATAA
- a CDS encoding HU family DNA-binding protein, with product MNNKKNLFEEISKNTGLAKKDVEEIFNLIFINVEKKLKSSEEFSIPQFGKFKIIQRKARQGRNPRTGEMIKIASQKVIVFRPSKTLKDKFNN from the coding sequence ATGAATAATAAAAAAAATTTATTTGAAGAAATATCTAAAAATACCGGTTTAGCAAAAAAAGATGTTGAAGAAATTTTTAATTTAATTTTTATCAATGTTGAAAAAAAATTAAAATCAAGTGAAGAATTTTCAATTCCTCAGTTTGGTAAATTTAAAATAATTCAACGTAAAGCTAGACAAGGAAGAAATCCAAGAACAGGTGAAATGATTAAAATAGCTTCACAAAAAGTTATTGTTTTTAGACCTTCAAAAACTTTAAAAGATAAATTTAATAATTAA
- a CDS encoding zinc metallopeptidase has translation MWYWILFGLIIFLIIMQVVVASRFKKTLVHYSSVPNKSNKTGAEIAREILAKNGISNVTVIKAGKEGVDHYDPRKNHIMLSPSIYDSSSIAAASVAAHEVGHAIQWGKRELGIRFRDTLAQPIGIISNIGSVMMNIGFTLLIFGLIFGSNSSYGTFVFWILVPGVVVYGATALFQLVTLPIEYNASYKAKKQLQTMGFITTEDERIATKKVLNAAALTYVMALITTLAVFALYLLKLLAIIGSRR, from the coding sequence ATGTGATATTGAATATTATTTGGTTTAATAATATTTTTAATAATAATGCAAGTTGTAGTTGCAAGTAGATTTAAAAAAACTTTAGTTCATTATAGTTCTGTTCCCAATAAATCTAATAAAACAGGCGCAGAAATAGCACGAGAAATTCTTGCTAAAAATGGAATTTCAAATGTTACTGTTATTAAAGCAGGAAAAGAAGGCGTAGATCATTATGATCCAAGAAAAAATCATATTATGCTTTCTCCTAGTATTTATGATTCTAGTTCTATTGCAGCAGCATCTGTTGCAGCACACGAGGTTGGCCATGCAATCCAATGAGGAAAAAGAGAATTGGGAATTCGTTTTCGTGATACTTTAGCACAACCTATAGGAATAATTTCAAATATTGGTTCAGTTATGATGAACATTGGATTTACTTTATTAATTTTTGGATTAATATTTGGATCAAATTCAAGTTATGGAACTTTTGTATTTTGAATTTTAGTTCCTGGAGTTGTTGTTTATGGTGCAACTGCTTTATTTCAACTTGTAACTTTACCGATTGAATATAATGCATCATATAAAGCAAAAAAACAATTACAGACAATGGGATTTATAACAACAGAAGATGAAAGAATTGCAACAAAAAAAGTTCTTAATGCTGCAGCCTTAACTTATGTTATGGCCCTTATTACTACACTTGCAGTTTTTGCATTATATTTATTAAAATTATTAGCAATTATAGGAAGTAGACGTTAA
- a CDS encoding Holliday junction resolvase RecU, producing the protein MNKEDIRNIKFELLIERLLKEINKNENGFFIKSPTPIKKVIIKKKEKIVYYQKAFCDFTGIINKKFILLELKDISGNSFELRRLKQHQINQLQKIKKLGGESFILFRIKKEENIIVIVKIFDYLNFIEFNNKKSINIQMIKKIGQKTNLNEFIPSFTQLVN; encoded by the coding sequence ATGAACAAAGAAGACATAAGAAATATAAAATTTGAATTGTTAATTGAAAGATTATTAAAAGAAATTAATAAAAATGAAAATGGTTTTTTCATTAAATCACCAACACCAATAAAAAAAGTAATAATTAAGAAGAAAGAGAAAATTGTTTATTATCAAAAAGCTTTTTGTGATTTTACGGGAATAATAAACAAAAAATTTATTCTTTTAGAATTAAAAGACATTTCAGGAAATAGTTTTGAATTAAGAAGATTAAAACAACATCAAATTAATCAACTTCAAAAAATAAAGAAATTAGGGGGAGAATCTTTTATTTTATTTAGAATTAAAAAAGAAGAAAACATTATAGTAATTGTAAAAATATTTGACTATTTAAACTTTATTGAATTCAATAATAAAAAAAGTATAAACATTCAAATGATTAAAAAAATTGGTCAAAAAACAAATTTAAATGAATTTATCCCTTCTTTTACTCAGTTAGTCAATTAG
- a CDS encoding MHJ_0274 family protein encodes MFAIIFITLFFLIIIVLVIVAVFGSKKDKQKQQIDLMKKKKDDKVSKENSIKVIFKLYLLVDIVSKDLKNFKPSIGIKSIGDINNSALQVIKNLYNSEEVKKIYLIPERENELKPILEELKKVKPAKWEEQAFFSVNVIRNKAESLLHSNKKNQKLFKEIKREFKYSE; translated from the coding sequence ATGTTTGCAATAATTTTTATAACTTTATTTTTTCTGATAATAATAGTATTAGTAATTGTTGCTGTTTTTGGATCAAAAAAAGATAAGCAAAAACAGCAAATTGATCTAATGAAAAAAAAGAAGGATGATAAAGTATCAAAAGAAAATTCAATTAAGGTAATTTTTAAACTCTATTTATTGGTAGATATCGTTTCAAAAGATCTTAAAAATTTTAAGCCTTCAATCGGAATAAAATCTATTGGTGATATTAATAATTCTGCTTTACAAGTTATAAAAAATTTATATAATTCTGAGGAAGTTAAAAAAATTTATTTAATTCCTGAAAGAGAAAATGAATTAAAACCAATACTTGAAGAATTAAAAAAGGTAAAACCAGCAAAATGAGAAGAACAAGCTTTTTTTTCTGTTAATGTAATAAGAAATAAAGCAGAATCCTTACTTCATAGTAATAAGAAAAATCAAAAATTATTTAAGGAAATAAAGCGTGAATTTAAATACTCCGAATAA
- the pgsA gene encoding CDP-diacylglycerol--glycerol-3-phosphate 3-phosphatidyltransferase: MNLNTPNKLIIFRFILTLIIIIILSFVPLSLTNNFSFSIGSDIYVSWLNVIALILFIIASFTDYLDGYLARKNNQITNFGKFFDPLADKVLINSVLVFFAAFEYIPIWIVVIFIIRDIMVDGLRMNLSTKGKVLSADKFGKLKTFFQMIGIIVLFIIHSQPTSNYWGYNYDSYYAFSLIPILIALYFSIYSGIKYYYNNIQELF, translated from the coding sequence GTGAATTTAAATACTCCGAATAAATTAATAATTTTCAGATTTATTTTAACTTTAATTATTATTATAATTCTTTCTTTTGTTCCTCTTTCATTAACAAACAATTTTTCTTTTTCAATAGGTTCAGATATTTATGTTAGTTGATTAAATGTGATTGCTCTTATTTTATTTATAATCGCATCATTTACTGATTATTTGGATGGATATCTTGCAAGAAAAAATAATCAAATTACTAATTTTGGTAAATTTTTTGATCCCCTTGCTGATAAAGTTTTAATAAATTCAGTACTGGTATTTTTCGCTGCTTTTGAATATATTCCTATTTGAATCGTTGTTATTTTTATAATTAGAGATATTATGGTTGATGGATTAAGAATGAATTTATCAACAAAAGGAAAAGTTCTTTCCGCAGATAAATTTGGAAAACTAAAAACTTTTTTTCAAATGATTGGAATAATTGTTTTATTTATAATTCATTCTCAACCTACAAGTAATTATTGAGGTTATAATTATGATAGTTATTATGCATTTTCATTAATTCCAATTTTAATTGCACTTTATTTTTCAATTTATTCAGGAATTAAATATTATTATAATAATATTCAGGAGTTATTCTAA
- a CDS encoding CinA family protein produces the protein MKLNEKTIKEIIKKLLKQKLTISFAESITGGSAAFSFVSFSGASNYFNSSIVAYTNQQKNKLLNVNPDTLFKYGPVSKEVANEMAVNLKLKTTSNICISFTGNAGPIIPENEEFGLTYITIIIDDNLYNFKFISNKKERSEIIIDTLNFAFLNLNNKLK, from the coding sequence ATGAAATTAAATGAAAAAACAATAAAAGAAATAATAAAAAAATTATTAAAACAAAAATTAACAATTTCTTTTGCAGAATCAATCACTGGTGGTAGTGCTGCTTTTAGTTTTGTTTCATTCTCTGGAGCAAGTAATTATTTTAATTCTTCTATTGTTGCTTATACTAATCAACAGAAAAATAAATTATTAAATGTAAATCCAGATACTTTATTTAAATACGGACCAGTTTCAAAAGAAGTAGCAAATGAAATGGCAGTTAATTTAAAATTAAAAACAACTTCTAATATTTGTATTTCATTTACAGGAAATGCAGGACCAATTATTCCTGAAAATGAAGAATTTGGATTAACTTATATTACAATCATAATTGATGATAATTTATATAATTTTAAATTTATCTCAAATAAAAAAGAAAGATCAGAGATAATTATAGATACACTTAATTTTGCTTTTTTAAATTTAAATAATAAATTAAAATAA
- the recA gene encoding recombinase RecA, which translates to MKNINQNEINSLFKEIEKEFGKGSILNLDKSNNYDILTISTGSYLLDEAIGVGGYPKGRIIEIYGPESSGKTTLALLAIAEAQKEKGKYAAFIDAEHSLDVSYASKLGVNLEKIAISQPDSGEQGLEIAEKLIASGLINILIIDSVAALTPIAEIEGSMEEVTIGAQARLMSKSLRKLSGLINKNETVVIFINQIREKVGNFYGNKEITPGGKALKFFSTIRFNIRMIEKIKDKNNFIGQVTNVKIIKNKVSSPYKEAKINIYYNKGIDKNREILNLALKRNILNLKGSWVYYKNEKIAQGKDLALEILIKENKMESLLKEIFNKD; encoded by the coding sequence ATGAAAAATATCAATCAAAATGAAATAAATTCTTTATTTAAGGAAATAGAAAAAGAATTTGGTAAAGGATCAATTTTAAATTTAGATAAATCAAACAATTATGATATTCTAACAATTTCAACTGGATCTTATTTATTAGATGAGGCCATTGGGGTTGGTGGTTATCCTAAAGGAAGAATAATTGAAATTTATGGTCCAGAATCATCAGGAAAAACAACACTTGCATTACTTGCGATAGCAGAGGCACAAAAAGAAAAAGGAAAATATGCTGCTTTTATTGATGCTGAACATTCTCTTGATGTAAGTTATGCAAGCAAACTTGGTGTTAATCTTGAAAAAATTGCAATATCTCAACCAGATTCAGGAGAGCAAGGACTTGAAATTGCGGAAAAATTGATTGCATCAGGACTTATAAATATTTTAATAATTGATAGTGTTGCTGCTCTTACACCAATTGCAGAAATAGAAGGATCAATGGAAGAAGTTACTATTGGAGCACAAGCAAGATTAATGTCTAAATCTTTAAGGAAATTATCTGGTCTTATAAATAAAAATGAAACAGTTGTTATTTTTATAAATCAAATAAGAGAAAAAGTTGGTAATTTTTATGGAAATAAAGAAATAACTCCTGGTGGAAAAGCTTTAAAATTTTTTTCAACAATTCGTTTTAATATTAGAATGATTGAAAAAATAAAAGATAAAAATAATTTTATTGGTCAAGTAACAAATGTAAAAATAATTAAAAATAAAGTTTCTTCTCCTTATAAAGAAGCAAAAATTAACATTTATTATAATAAGGGAATTGATAAAAATCGAGAAATATTAAATTTGGCTTTAAAAAGAAATATTTTGAATCTTAAAGGATCTTGAGTTTATTATAAAAATGAAAAAATAGCCCAAGGAAAAGATTTAGCTTTAGAAATACTAATTAAAGAAAATAAAATGGAATCCTTATTAAAAGAAATTTTTAATAAGGATTAA